The following proteins are encoded in a genomic region of Opitutus sp.:
- a CDS encoding GNAT family N-acetyltransferase produces MSGIKLVTPKHCAKNFDCGNLELNEFIKKRAVEYANLGICKTYGLIDDNDKILGYYTLSSWLITLNDATQGVLQGFVDKFSIPSALMGKLAVSTEMQKVGVGSGLIKDAVKNAALASEILGIKALALHAKDAQLATYYKKFGFIACTKKPLYLMASLDQLRIN; encoded by the coding sequence ATGTCTGGCATAAAACTGGTAACACCAAAACATTGCGCCAAGAATTTTGATTGCGGAAATCTAGAACTAAACGAATTCATTAAAAAACGCGCAGTCGAATACGCAAATCTAGGTATTTGTAAAACTTACGGACTAATAGACGACAACGATAAGATTTTAGGCTACTACACCTTGTCGTCTTGGTTGATAACCTTAAATGACGCCACCCAAGGCGTGCTCCAAGGCTTTGTTGATAAATTCAGTATTCCAAGTGCCCTTATGGGCAAATTGGCGGTATCAACAGAAATGCAAAAAGTCGGTGTAGGTTCCGGACTCATTAAAGACGCAGTTAAAAATGCGGCCTTGGCCTCTGAAATATTAGGAATCAAAGCCTTAGCCCTACACGCCAAAGACGCTCAACTTGCAACATACTACAAAAAATTTGGATTTATAGCCTGCACTAAAAAGCCATTATACTTAATGGCCTCTCTGGACCAACTCAGGATAAATTAA
- a CDS encoding DUF4065 domain-containing protein — MPISAKIVASALLYEAKQMGINDVSNMKLQKLLHDTQGYHLALFETRAFTNEIEAWPHGSVIPAVYHEYKAYENAAIPAPTFQQIPETTRTAIIYALTGRGEKSAIELRQENHDEAPWKEAWPITLWHRMTNRFKAANINENTMKTLFEEKITKRQNGKLANDDEHCFSVDLPAFREIERILAAPASEALIKFMRTPSVFENGKIDEILRARQQKTV; from the coding sequence ATGCCAATTTCAGCGAAAATCGTTGCCTCTGCACTGCTTTACGAAGCTAAGCAGATGGGTATAAACGACGTATCCAATATGAAGCTCCAGAAACTGCTTCATGATACGCAAGGCTACCACTTGGCCCTCTTTGAAACCCGAGCATTCACAAACGAAATCGAGGCCTGGCCACACGGTTCCGTAATACCAGCCGTTTACCACGAATATAAAGCCTACGAAAATGCGGCAATACCCGCACCCACTTTTCAACAAATCCCTGAAACAACACGTACAGCCATTATCTACGCCTTAACCGGCCGAGGAGAAAAATCAGCCATAGAATTGAGGCAAGAAAATCACGACGAAGCTCCTTGGAAAGAAGCTTGGCCGATAACACTGTGGCACCGAATGACAAACCGGTTCAAAGCTGCGAACATAAACGAAAATACCATGAAAACACTTTTTGAAGAAAAAATTACTAAACGCCAAAACGGAAAATTGGCAAATGACGATGAACATTGCTTTTCCGTCGACTTGCCTGCGTTTCGAGAAATCGAACGTATCCTCGCTGCACCCGCTTCCGAAGCTCTCATTAAGTTTATGAGAACACCCTCAGTTTTCGAAAACGGGAAAATCGACGAAATCCTTAGGGCTCGTCAGCAAAAAACCGTGTAA